The following proteins come from a genomic window of Candidatus Blochmanniella vafra str. BVAF:
- the pdxA gene encoding 4-hydroxythreonine-4-phosphate dehydrogenase PdxA — protein MIQFNANKPQKIIITPGEPSGVGPDIVIMTVQKKWPIDLIICADSNLLLDRAKTLNLPLTLVPYYINNTTLPFKPGKISILDMSLSQPVIPGQLNVANNNYIINTLNRAATGCINGEFSALVTGPINKSILNKGGISFSGHTEFLAKISKTNTSPVMMLSNNKLNVALVTTHIPIALVSQFITQQTIHNTITTLVQGLQKYFNISNPTIYVCGLNPHSGESGYIGSEEITTIIPALNNLRKTNMNCNIIGPFPADTIFQTQYLRYANVILAMYHDQGLPVLKFSGFGKSVNITFGLPFIRTSVDHGSALKLAGLGIANNNSMTLAIKTAINMIKNAYNYAKNTL, from the coding sequence ATGATTCAATTCAACGCTAATAAACCTCAAAAAATTATCATTACTCCAGGAGAACCATCTGGGGTTGGTCCGGACATAGTTATTATGACTGTTCAAAAAAAATGGCCCATAGACTTAATAATATGTGCAGATTCTAATTTACTATTAGACAGAGCAAAAACTCTTAATCTTCCATTAACACTAGTACCCTACTATATTAATAACACAACGTTACCTTTTAAACCCGGAAAAATATCTATATTAGATATGTCATTATCCCAACCCGTTATCCCTGGCCAACTAAACGTAGCCAACAATAACTATATTATTAACACCTTAAATAGAGCTGCAACAGGATGTATTAACGGAGAATTTTCAGCTTTAGTTACTGGCCCAATAAATAAATCTATTTTAAATAAAGGAGGGATTTCATTTAGTGGACACACCGAATTTCTAGCTAAAATCAGTAAAACAAACACCTCCCCCGTAATGATGTTAAGTAATAATAAACTAAATGTAGCGTTAGTAACTACACATATCCCCATAGCTTTAGTATCTCAATTTATTACTCAACAAACTATTCATAATACTATTACTACCCTTGTACAAGGATTGCAAAAATATTTTAATATTTCGAATCCTACCATTTATGTATGCGGATTAAATCCACATTCCGGAGAATCAGGATATATTGGATCAGAGGAAATTACAACTATTATACCTGCCCTAAATAATCTGAGAAAAACCAATATGAACTGTAATATTATTGGACCATTTCCTGCAGATACCATTTTTCAAACACAATATTTACGATATGCAAATGTAATCTTAGCTATGTATCATGATCAAGGATTACCCGTTCTAAAATTTTCTGGATTCGGAAAATCCGTTAATATCACATTTGGATTACCTTTTATTAGAACCTCTGTTGATCATGGTAGCGCTCTAAAACTAGCTGGATTAGGTATTGCAAATAATAATAGTATGACCTTAGCTATCAAAACCGCTATTAATATGATAAAAAATGCTTATAATTATGCAAAAAATACATTATAA
- a CDS encoding peptidylprolyl isomerase has translation MKYFKFLFLVLLFLKINTTYSILQTTDKTVALVNNAIILHSDLLNKINIIKLNPFNSPDHLTKDKYLYKIALEQLITDHLITQVANKKNININYNQIDHIIDHITQSRNMTHTQFLSHLNKYGLNYTQYSSEIYQEILNKVICNHAICQHINISSYEINDIIQQSNFVDFKKKFKLMHIIIELPIYPSSQQINSYNNLSRLLIKKIESKTNAQDLIYTYYSNNIFPRITVKKTSWISWQNIPMIFDQSLQSAKPGDVIGPIHSYDGIHILAIQDILDKQHTFPIIRVKINSILFKHVSNEQYIKKQLLQLKTELENHRTTFDIVLKEKSKNFYSENYDHLEQWIDLDHFDLSVQKSLLALKKNQISDPIYIFNKWGIIKLIDIKKVNYSEIIRERAYLFLLSQKYNETLNNWIQKLKSESYIKILNKHDSIQR, from the coding sequence ATGAAATATTTTAAATTTTTATTTTTAGTTTTACTGTTTTTAAAAATAAATACAACTTACAGTATTTTACAAACTACGGATAAAACTGTAGCATTAGTTAATAATGCAATCATTCTACACAGTGACCTTCTAAATAAGATTAACATTATAAAACTAAATCCTTTCAATTCCCCTGACCATCTTACTAAAGATAAGTATTTATATAAAATTGCATTAGAGCAATTAATTACAGATCATCTCATTACTCAAGTAGCAAATAAAAAAAACATTAATATAAATTATAATCAAATTGATCATATAATCGATCACATTACTCAATCCCGAAACATGACACACACCCAATTTCTTTCACATTTAAATAAGTATGGATTAAATTATACACAATATTCTTCAGAAATTTATCAAGAAATACTTAACAAAGTCATATGCAATCACGCAATATGTCAACATATTAATATTTCTTCATATGAAATCAATGACATCATCCAACAATCAAATTTTGTTGATTTCAAAAAAAAATTTAAATTAATGCATATTATTATTGAGCTACCCATATATCCATCATCTCAACAAATTAACAGTTACAATAATTTATCAAGACTATTAATTAAAAAAATAGAATCTAAAACAAATGCTCAAGATTTAATATATACATATTACAGTAACAATATCTTTCCAAGAATTACAGTAAAAAAAACATCGTGGATCTCATGGCAAAATATTCCAATGATTTTTGATCAATCTCTACAATCAGCAAAACCAGGAGACGTTATCGGTCCAATTCATTCTTATGACGGTATTCATATTTTAGCGATTCAAGATATACTTGACAAACAACATACATTTCCTATAATCAGAGTAAAAATAAATAGCATTCTTTTCAAACATGTATCCAACGAACAATATATCAAAAAACAATTACTACAACTAAAAACAGAACTCGAAAATCATCGTACTACTTTTGATATAGTTCTGAAAGAAAAATCGAAAAATTTTTATTCTGAAAACTACGACCATTTAGAACAGTGGATAGATTTAGATCACTTTGATTTATCGGTACAAAAATCTTTACTCGCCCTAAAAAAAAATCAAATCAGCGATCCTATATATATTTTTAATAAATGGGGTATAATAAAATTAATAGATATTAAAAAAGTAAATTACTCTGAAATAATACGAGAACGAGCTTATTTATTTTTATTATCTCAAAAATACAATGAAACTTTAAATAATTGGATTCAAAAATTAAAATCTGAATCATATATCAAAATTCTTAATAAACATGATTCAATTCAACGCTAA